One window of Marinomonas primoryensis genomic DNA carries:
- a CDS encoding SHOCT domain-containing protein gives MQNLTQDGQNLVNSLSSRYNLSFDAVLHMLIAVNNGSGSMAQFNCPELGGGGQWMRGGMTMVGDMFNYGLKSTVDNLCNELANGLANMQVFMPLPKGSRSSNQWWPGDLGQPFSSGAQNSTRYAIFPKRLAVEVNGNVTVYDTLDNNIGGISQQQGGNSSLTFSSQYGTILVNTLPVVSGTGSAPIMRAPAPQNNFIEPPAPAPYKSTPAMQTTQNFSNTTSVDDVIQLIEKLAKLRDMGAISDNEYNSKKTDLLNRI, from the coding sequence ATGCAAAATTTAACGCAAGATGGACAAAACCTTGTTAACTCCCTTTCCAGTCGCTACAACCTAAGTTTTGATGCGGTGCTTCACATGCTGATTGCGGTGAATAATGGCAGCGGATCAATGGCACAGTTTAACTGCCCTGAGTTGGGTGGTGGTGGTCAATGGATGCGCGGCGGCATGACCATGGTTGGCGACATGTTTAACTACGGTCTAAAATCGACCGTGGATAACCTGTGTAATGAATTGGCGAATGGCCTTGCTAATATGCAAGTGTTTATGCCGTTACCAAAAGGTTCAAGATCCAGTAATCAATGGTGGCCTGGAGATCTTGGTCAACCTTTTAGCAGTGGCGCACAAAATAGCACTCGTTACGCTATTTTTCCAAAACGTCTTGCGGTTGAAGTGAATGGCAATGTGACAGTTTACGATACCTTGGACAATAATATTGGCGGCATCAGTCAGCAGCAAGGTGGCAATTCATCGCTGACTTTTTCGAGTCAATATGGCACGATTCTAGTCAACACATTACCGGTTGTTTCTGGGACGGGGTCTGCTCCTATAATGCGAGCGCCTGCACCTCAAAATAATTTTATAGAACCGCCCGCACCAGCACCTTATAAATCAACACCGGCGATGCAAACGACTCAAAATTTCAGCAATACGACTTCCGTTGACGACGTGATCCAATTAATTGAGAAATTGGCTAAGCTGCGTGATATGGGCGCGATTTCTGACAATGAATACAATTCTAAAAAAACCGATTTACTGAATCGTATTTGA
- a CDS encoding EAL domain-containing protein produces the protein MNIDTLQGFVSPEKIIPNTATIEELEKIVSAVRVYLKMDIAIISEVKNDSLYFRYVDVDPTSDFPQGREAKPYRGSYCRALVDNEIPGLIQNTQEHAVASKLVSTKAFNIGSFIGALIYLEDGSFYGAVYCFQNKPDYTLNVRDLSVIEYFANLIGETLDAHAKKVQERHEVEKRINNIIANDFITMHYQPILDFRTNSISGYESLARFNSDPYVTPDIWFKEALLIGMDEKLEMLAVRSALKLDHLFRDNNHYLSINASPSHILSGALENTIGHFVCNVLIEITEHQPIADYSAFQRALQPLRREGVKLAIDDVGTGYSNLSHILELEPDIIKLDLSLTRDIHKDRKRSALASALCTFAKEIDCEIIAEGIENVNELNKLKELGVNKGQGYFIGRPSPFPCNYTH, from the coding sequence ATGAATATCGACACACTGCAAGGCTTTGTTTCTCCTGAAAAAATAATTCCAAATACAGCAACAATAGAAGAATTGGAAAAAATTGTTTCTGCCGTTCGAGTTTACTTAAAAATGGACATTGCCATTATTTCTGAAGTAAAAAACGACAGTTTATACTTTCGTTATGTAGACGTGGATCCAACCAGCGACTTCCCACAAGGTAGAGAGGCAAAGCCTTACCGAGGTTCATATTGCCGAGCATTGGTGGATAATGAAATTCCAGGGCTCATTCAAAACACTCAAGAGCATGCCGTTGCCAGCAAGTTGGTTTCTACAAAAGCCTTCAACATTGGGTCTTTCATTGGTGCGCTAATCTATTTGGAGGACGGTTCATTTTATGGCGCCGTTTACTGTTTCCAAAACAAACCAGATTACACATTAAACGTGCGGGATCTTTCGGTAATCGAGTACTTTGCCAACTTGATAGGAGAAACGCTCGACGCTCACGCTAAAAAAGTACAAGAACGTCATGAAGTTGAAAAACGCATTAATAACATCATCGCCAACGACTTCATCACCATGCATTATCAGCCAATTTTAGACTTTCGTACCAATAGCATCAGTGGCTATGAATCCCTTGCTCGCTTTAACAGTGACCCTTATGTCACACCCGACATTTGGTTTAAAGAAGCATTGTTAATCGGCATGGATGAAAAACTGGAAATGTTGGCCGTGAGGTCGGCACTGAAACTTGATCATCTTTTTCGTGACAACAACCATTATTTATCCATTAATGCCTCCCCTAGCCACATCCTCAGTGGTGCACTGGAAAACACCATTGGCCACTTTGTGTGTAACGTATTAATTGAAATAACCGAGCATCAACCGATCGCGGACTATTCGGCCTTTCAACGAGCGCTTCAACCTCTCAGGCGTGAAGGCGTCAAACTTGCAATTGATGATGTGGGAACGGGCTATTCCAACCTCAGTCATATTTTAGAATTAGAACCTGATATCATTAAATTGGATTTAAGCCTGACCAGAGACATCCACAAAGACAGAAAACGCAGCGCATTAGCGTCCGCACTGTGTACTTTTGCCAAAGAAATTGATTGTGAAATCATTGCTGAAGGCATCGAAAACGTCAACGAACTCAATAAATTAAAAGAGCTCGGCGTCAATAAAGGACAAGGGTATTTCATCGGGCGACCATCTCCTTTTCCATGCAATTACACTCATTGA
- a CDS encoding putative bifunctional diguanylate cyclase/phosphodiesterase gives MPPLLELQRDKLFRLRLILVCLCVALFVSSIYVVVSYRLSSDLGIEAETVSLHRQTMLFHAELVEADNEATQRLKHLIELTYLNDHVRTELLYVEVHGDELDWSLNHNMTFSQITTLKEKIVSKTQQSKRPSMVNGLEKVDGERFLWQMVEGQGYSIIMIKAASSVDAALSLIAKRLSITSFIVFWLALWLAITLSSWMSKRVQSKNDALAKLATYDSLTGLPNRLYLINMMQNIMPETPAEYEKTNETPLETPLETPTRGCLFAIDLDKFKEVNDTFGHSSGDLLLREVSRKLALALNPTQTVMRIGGDEFIIWAPDLEIEEAHKLAQKLIDVCNEPIMIHKLSVNTGASIGLAHYPSHAKDAESLMVCADIAMYEAKQKRSGWSIFSERNTQLGHQRLRLRADLESALSEWQIKFHYQPKVELNSGNVIGVEALARWYHPTDGILAPVHFIDLIEQSGRVQEFGRYVIQSAIQQLALWKTQGLSTPIAINLSPYNLLDPDLLDFTLALLKQHSIGTKQLEIELIESSTSINIDYIASRLDDFKRAGIALAIDDFGTGMSSLSYISNLNVNDIKIDRSFISDIEKDLKKQAIVSAAITLATSFDCNAIAEGIETKAQADILIKMGCLYGQGYYFAKPMRADEVEALLLSNTSLPLA, from the coding sequence ATGCCGCCACTGTTAGAGCTACAGAGAGACAAACTATTTCGTTTAAGGTTGATACTTGTCTGCCTTTGCGTTGCCTTGTTTGTGTCGTCTATTTATGTGGTTGTTTCTTATCGCCTTTCTTCTGACCTGGGTATAGAAGCAGAAACCGTGTCTCTTCATCGACAAACTATGTTATTTCACGCCGAGCTTGTCGAAGCAGACAATGAAGCGACCCAACGTCTAAAACACCTTATTGAACTTACCTATTTAAATGACCATGTCCGCACAGAACTATTGTATGTAGAAGTTCATGGGGATGAACTTGACTGGTCACTTAATCATAATATGACCTTTTCTCAAATAACGACTCTCAAAGAAAAAATCGTTTCGAAAACACAACAGAGTAAACGACCATCCATGGTGAATGGTCTTGAAAAAGTCGATGGGGAACGCTTTCTTTGGCAAATGGTAGAAGGGCAAGGTTATAGCATTATCATGATAAAAGCGGCTAGTAGCGTTGATGCAGCCCTTAGCCTCATAGCTAAACGTTTATCTATCACCTCATTCATCGTTTTTTGGCTCGCGCTTTGGCTCGCCATCACACTGTCATCCTGGATGAGTAAACGAGTTCAAAGTAAAAATGATGCTCTTGCAAAACTCGCGACCTATGATTCGCTGACCGGCCTACCAAACAGGTTGTATTTGATCAATATGATGCAAAACATCATGCCCGAAACACCAGCGGAGTATGAAAAAACGAATGAAACACCTTTAGAAACACCTTTAGAAACACCTACTAGAGGCTGCCTGTTTGCAATAGATCTCGATAAATTTAAAGAAGTAAATGATACTTTTGGCCACTCTTCAGGTGATTTATTACTCAGAGAAGTCTCCCGTAAGCTTGCTTTAGCCCTTAATCCGACACAAACCGTCATGCGTATAGGTGGTGATGAATTTATTATTTGGGCACCTGATTTAGAAATAGAAGAGGCTCATAAACTCGCTCAGAAATTAATAGACGTCTGTAATGAGCCTATTATGATCCATAAACTGTCGGTTAACACTGGCGCCAGTATTGGCCTTGCGCACTACCCAAGTCATGCAAAAGACGCTGAATCACTGATGGTGTGCGCAGACATTGCCATGTATGAAGCCAAGCAAAAACGCAGTGGCTGGAGCATATTCAGTGAACGAAACACTCAACTCGGCCACCAACGATTACGGCTACGTGCAGACCTCGAAAGCGCGCTATCAGAATGGCAAATTAAATTCCACTACCAGCCTAAAGTTGAATTAAACAGCGGGAATGTCATTGGTGTTGAGGCATTAGCACGTTGGTATCATCCGACAGATGGGATTCTTGCGCCTGTGCATTTTATAGATTTGATTGAGCAAAGTGGTCGTGTTCAGGAGTTTGGACGCTATGTGATTCAAAGCGCGATTCAGCAATTAGCGCTATGGAAAACACAGGGGTTATCGACACCCATCGCCATTAACTTATCGCCTTATAATCTGCTTGATCCCGATTTATTAGACTTCACGCTAGCCTTACTAAAGCAGCATTCAATCGGTACAAAACAGTTAGAAATAGAACTCATTGAATCGTCGACAAGCATCAACATCGACTATATAGCGAGTCGCCTGGATGACTTTAAACGAGCAGGAATAGCTCTGGCTATCGATGATTTTGGCACAGGGATGAGTTCCCTTTCTTACATCAGTAACCTAAATGTTAATGACATAAAAATTGATCGCTCTTTTATTAGTGATATTGAAAAAGATTTAAAAAAACAAGCCATCGTTTCTGCTGCCATTACCTTGGCAACCTCCTTCGATTGCAATGCTATTGCAGAAGGTATTGAAACAAAAGCTCAAGCCGATATTCTCATCAAAATGGGCTGCCTTTATGGGCAAGGTTATTATTTCGCGAAACCCATGAGAGCCGACGAGGTCGAAGCATTATTGCTTTCTAACACCTCTCTTCCGCTCGCCTGA
- a CDS encoding YgaP family membrane protein — MMKNLHPIDRIARGVIGIVIIGFLLLNNSYLQEPILEILLAIFGVLNLVSLISGWCPVYHLAGISTCKK; from the coding sequence ATGATGAAGAACCTACACCCTATCGATCGCATAGCAAGAGGCGTGATAGGAATTGTTATTATTGGTTTTTTACTATTAAATAACAGTTATCTTCAAGAGCCTATATTAGAAATATTATTAGCCATCTTTGGGGTGCTTAATTTGGTTTCTCTCATTTCTGGATGGTGTCCTGTTTATCATTTAGCAGGCATTAGTACATGTAAAAAATAA
- a CDS encoding TetR/AcrR family transcriptional regulator codes for MKATNNDALTTTRILEAASDHVRRFGAAKTNVVDIAKVLGTSHTTIYRHFRSKAEVFEAIVIATIHDETKLARSYVEAPLPASERLEGLIVALHQRKLQRFKNDAELYQLYKRVVTERPDIIRNYTEVMTQLLSTILSDGVRNKEFYIDDVFAAANVVRDAVTVFIHPAHVEASAKAGLLREDAMRRVISTLIVAFKQGVTFAPK; via the coding sequence ATGAAAGCAACTAACAACGACGCATTAACGACAACTCGAATTTTAGAAGCGGCCAGTGATCATGTTCGCCGTTTCGGCGCAGCAAAAACAAACGTTGTAGACATTGCCAAAGTGCTCGGCACATCACATACGACCATTTATCGTCATTTCCGTTCAAAAGCCGAAGTGTTCGAAGCCATAGTTATCGCAACCATACATGACGAAACAAAATTGGCTCGCTCTTATGTAGAGGCTCCTCTACCCGCATCCGAACGGCTGGAAGGACTGATTGTGGCGCTTCATCAACGCAAACTTCAACGCTTCAAAAATGACGCAGAGCTGTATCAGCTATATAAACGAGTGGTGACAGAGCGACCAGATATCATTCGAAATTACACCGAAGTGATGACCCAACTTTTGTCTACCATCCTTTCAGATGGCGTACGAAACAAAGAATTCTACATTGATGATGTTTTCGCGGCAGCAAATGTGGTGCGTGATGCGGTTACCGTTTTCATTCATCCAGCGCATGTAGAAGCGTCTGCAAAAGCGGGGTTATTAAGAGAGGATGCCATGCGCCGAGTCATTTCAACGCTCATTGTGGCATTTAAGCAAGGGGTGACATTTGCGCCAAAGTAA
- a CDS encoding MBL fold metallo-hydrolase, translated as MSACSSQRFPVSDHSDGSVFYNEDRSVNFDRGLLDMIKWKFSGEEEVWPDAVVDNVEPNFSKQLGQGEGAVTFINHATEFVQFEKFTVLTDPVFSERVSPFSWMGPKRHREPGASLAELPKIDVVIVSHNHFDHMDIDSLVAIEKKDQPIFIVPLGNKAFLEENGINHVVELDWWQSYSSDAGFDITLVPMQHWSARGIFDRFETLWGGYVVESSGLKVLFAGDTGYNKQFKEIEEKFGAMDLSLLPIGAYEPRWFMKDQHMNPEEAVQAHLDLRSKLSIGMHFGAFQLTDEGIEDPATDLVKSLVSKNIDLKDFIVPKNGQTTFFESAKPDVK; from the coding sequence ATGAGTGCATGTTCAAGCCAGCGCTTTCCCGTATCTGATCACAGTGATGGATCAGTATTTTATAATGAAGATCGTTCTGTGAACTTCGATAGAGGTTTACTCGATATGATCAAATGGAAATTCTCAGGAGAAGAGGAAGTATGGCCTGACGCTGTAGTCGATAATGTCGAGCCTAATTTCTCTAAGCAATTGGGACAAGGTGAGGGTGCGGTCACTTTTATTAATCATGCGACTGAGTTTGTTCAATTTGAGAAATTCACTGTACTAACAGATCCGGTGTTTTCTGAAAGGGTGAGTCCATTCTCGTGGATGGGGCCTAAGCGACACAGAGAGCCTGGAGCGTCCTTAGCTGAACTTCCTAAAATTGATGTGGTTATTGTGAGTCATAATCACTTTGATCACATGGATATTGACTCATTAGTGGCGATCGAAAAGAAAGATCAGCCAATCTTTATCGTTCCCTTGGGAAATAAGGCGTTCTTAGAAGAGAATGGCATTAACCATGTTGTAGAGCTCGATTGGTGGCAGAGTTATTCATCCGATGCTGGTTTTGATATTACACTTGTTCCTATGCAGCATTGGTCAGCTCGTGGAATATTTGACAGATTTGAAACACTTTGGGGAGGGTATGTCGTTGAGTCTTCAGGCCTAAAAGTATTGTTTGCTGGTGACACTGGATATAACAAGCAATTTAAAGAAATTGAAGAAAAGTTTGGCGCGATGGATTTGAGTCTTTTGCCGATTGGGGCGTATGAGCCCCGATGGTTTATGAAAGACCAACATATGAATCCTGAAGAGGCGGTTCAGGCCCACTTGGATTTACGTTCTAAGCTGAGTATAGGGATGCATTTTGGTGCATTTCAATTAACGGATGAGGGGATTGAAGATCCGGCGACGGACTTGGTAAAAAGCCTTGTGAGCAAAAACATTGATCTAAAAGACTTTATTGTGCCGAAAAATGGCCAAACCACTTTCTTTGAAAGTGCAAAGCCTGACGTGAAATAA
- a CDS encoding DUF5329 domain-containing protein: protein MKKKTLFFMLMTFFTINLFASTQDEISHLLDYVGITECKYERNGTLYNGAEAANHINKKYDYYRNKVQTAEDFIEYAATKSVFSGKYYLIHCNDNPPVKSQDWLSAELVRYRDTQK, encoded by the coding sequence TTGAAAAAGAAAACGCTATTTTTTATGTTAATGACTTTCTTCACCATCAATCTGTTTGCTTCAACGCAAGATGAAATAAGTCATTTGTTGGATTATGTTGGGATAACAGAGTGCAAGTATGAAAGAAATGGCACTCTGTACAATGGTGCAGAAGCCGCAAATCATATTAATAAAAAGTATGACTATTACAGAAATAAAGTTCAGACAGCAGAAGACTTTATCGAGTATGCTGCGACCAAAAGCGTGTTTTCTGGGAAGTATTATTTAATTCATTGTAACGATAATCCCCCCGTTAAAAGCCAAGACTGGTTATCGGCTGAATTGGTGCGTTATAGAGATACTCAAAAGTAG
- a CDS encoding GGDEF domain-containing protein, protein MQFFSEYLKTQDSILNELKQLEETVREPISTSLWQYNGNQLNVLVAGLVKMPIIEGVDVFDKDAQTMLSKRSYNSGSAPLSLFDTTSDLNWTLNGESVFLGKLVLYSSSEVVLNRVLFGFSLIAITAIIKLSILFWLFVWAFDRYLASPLKELMTQVNEVQMSPNMSKRINLSNIENNEISQLQEHMNTMLSALEMDREQLLEDEQAKRNWLEDAVAKRTEDLQVLNKKLKELATRDSLTGILNRGSFFETAQHLLILSQRQKSPASFLLVDLDNFKRVNDTYGHFVGDKVLIHFTQTIQKSLRKSDLIGRVGGEEFAIFLPDTGNDDAFQLAEKLRKIISHSALEVDGKTVAYTVSLGVESSEPKDHLIDELFKRADLKLYGAKDKGRDRVEK, encoded by the coding sequence ATGCAGTTCTTCAGTGAATATTTGAAAACACAGGACTCAATACTCAATGAATTGAAACAGTTGGAAGAAACCGTCCGTGAACCTATTTCTACCAGCTTATGGCAATACAACGGAAATCAACTGAATGTACTCGTCGCTGGATTGGTCAAAATGCCCATTATCGAAGGTGTCGATGTTTTCGATAAAGATGCCCAAACCATGCTTTCCAAAAGATCCTACAACTCGGGCTCAGCTCCCTTGTCTCTTTTCGATACGACGTCAGATTTAAATTGGACACTTAATGGAGAAAGCGTCTTTCTTGGAAAGCTTGTGCTTTATTCATCATCCGAAGTCGTTTTAAATCGAGTTTTATTTGGCTTTTCTCTGATTGCTATTACGGCCATCATTAAGTTATCTATTTTGTTTTGGCTATTTGTCTGGGCATTTGATCGTTATTTAGCAAGTCCTTTGAAGGAACTAATGACTCAAGTGAATGAAGTTCAAATGAGTCCTAATATGAGCAAACGGATTAATCTGTCTAACATTGAAAATAACGAGATTAGTCAGCTTCAAGAACACATGAATACGATGCTATCCGCTCTAGAGATGGACCGAGAACAGCTATTAGAGGATGAGCAAGCTAAGCGGAATTGGCTAGAGGATGCGGTCGCAAAGCGCACTGAAGACTTGCAGGTTTTGAATAAAAAATTAAAAGAACTCGCCACAAGAGATTCTTTAACAGGCATATTAAATCGGGGAAGTTTTTTTGAAACGGCGCAACACTTACTGATTCTGTCACAACGTCAAAAATCGCCTGCATCCTTTTTGTTGGTCGATTTGGATAATTTTAAAAGGGTCAACGACACTTATGGTCATTTTGTTGGCGACAAAGTACTCATCCATTTCACGCAGACCATTCAGAAGTCCTTAAGAAAATCTGACCTCATTGGCAGAGTCGGTGGAGAAGAGTTTGCCATATTTCTCCCTGACACCGGCAATGATGATGCTTTCCAGCTTGCCGAAAAACTACGAAAAATTATTAGTCATTCTGCGTTGGAAGTTGATGGTAAAACAGTGGCTTATACAGTGAGCCTTGGTGTTGAGTCATCCGAGCCAAAAGACCATTTAATTGATGAGTTATTTAAACGCGCCGATTTGAAGCTGTATGGTGCCAAAGACAAGGGTCGTGATCGTGTTGAGAAATAA
- a CDS encoding substrate-binding periplasmic protein: protein MLRNKKLSNKKAKNKRLNYFSFLMVFLAGISVPHIGYAAALKVCYDQWPPMTIFPSEGDSERGVVIDMLEQIYSSKGYQLEYYEVPLARGLDMVKEGLCDVLPEYLYSKNPDDHFVYADEETFAYTTAFVVRRDDPWRYNGIQSLKGKRIATGPGWDYSSMSAGYQDYIDDPRNSNLVEVVAGYDDVVDRIFQMISENRVDLYADNDLVLQYVLNRLNLNDDLQIVRPGLENKLVEMPIFSKNIPTEKRQDLIKIWNEGRLAMKGEKEQVLLNKYKVSLAK, encoded by the coding sequence GTGTTGAGAAATAAGAAACTGAGCAATAAAAAAGCGAAAAACAAACGATTAAACTATTTCTCATTCCTGATGGTCTTTCTGGCAGGCATCAGCGTGCCTCATATCGGCTACGCTGCGGCGTTAAAAGTGTGTTACGACCAATGGCCGCCAATGACAATATTCCCATCAGAAGGGGACTCTGAGCGTGGTGTTGTTATCGATATGCTGGAGCAAATATATTCATCGAAAGGCTACCAGCTTGAATACTATGAAGTGCCTCTGGCACGAGGGTTGGATATGGTGAAAGAGGGACTTTGCGATGTATTGCCGGAATACTTATACTCAAAAAATCCAGACGATCACTTTGTCTATGCCGACGAAGAAACGTTTGCCTACACCACCGCCTTCGTTGTTAGGCGAGATGATCCGTGGCGCTATAATGGCATTCAATCCTTAAAAGGCAAGCGCATCGCTACTGGGCCTGGTTGGGACTACAGTTCAATGAGTGCTGGCTACCAAGATTATATTGATGATCCAAGAAATTCTAACCTCGTAGAAGTTGTTGCCGGTTATGATGATGTGGTTGACCGAATCTTCCAGATGATCAGCGAAAATAGAGTCGATTTATACGCAGACAATGACCTTGTCCTTCAGTACGTTTTAAATCGTCTCAACCTAAATGATGACCTTCAAATAGTGCGCCCCGGTTTAGAGAATAAATTGGTTGAAATGCCGATTTTCTCCAAAAACATTCCCACTGAAAAAAGACAAGACTTGATCAAGATTTGGAATGAAGGCCGCTTGGCAATGAAAGGTGAAAAAGAGCAAGTACTTCTTAATAAGTACAAGGTGTCATTGGCAAAGTAG
- a CDS encoding Stealth CR1 domain-containing protein, translating to MLRNATELQLEPIDAVITWVDGNAEKHRKKRQEYMAIEPLPLHENASNPHRWLCSDEILYCIQSIENHAPWVGKIWIVVDEEGPDLSSLSESIRAKVHLAYHSEIFDGFTQVLPTFNSLTIESMLWRIEGLSERFMYFNDDVFLTAPLKPSDIFDGLTPIFRGKWVDYSGVLGSAEARDDPAKFHYFMQINAAQIIGFPCTGLFSAAHVVHPFRRSKMAELFALYPDYFLSNIKYRFRNLEQFLPQGLHNHACIRDKEAKVSTTDDHLHITSGQGKGQPPADTLALLIRATGPDIKFLCVNDLPQLVEIIPNAGEWIAQAIGGFPVRAKNTTIERLCLQSEDAAINLAKG from the coding sequence ATGCTAAGAAATGCAACTGAACTCCAGCTTGAGCCGATTGATGCTGTTATCACTTGGGTCGATGGGAACGCTGAGAAACACCGTAAGAAGCGACAAGAATATATGGCAATTGAGCCTTTGCCACTGCATGAAAATGCATCGAACCCTCATCGGTGGTTGTGTAGCGATGAAATCTTGTACTGCATCCAATCGATCGAAAACCATGCGCCGTGGGTAGGTAAAATCTGGATTGTTGTTGATGAAGAAGGCCCCGATTTATCAAGCCTCTCGGAAAGCATTAGAGCCAAGGTACATCTTGCCTATCATTCGGAAATCTTTGATGGGTTCACGCAAGTGTTACCCACATTTAACTCTTTGACCATTGAAAGCATGCTGTGGCGGATTGAAGGGTTGAGCGAGCGGTTCATGTACTTTAATGATGATGTGTTCTTGACTGCGCCCCTAAAACCGTCAGACATTTTTGACGGGCTTACTCCTATTTTTCGAGGCAAGTGGGTTGACTATAGCGGGGTGCTTGGCAGTGCCGAAGCACGGGATGACCCTGCGAAATTCCACTATTTTATGCAAATAAATGCGGCCCAAATCATTGGCTTTCCTTGTACAGGGCTGTTTTCTGCTGCCCATGTAGTACATCCTTTTCGACGTTCAAAGATGGCCGAATTGTTTGCTCTGTATCCCGATTACTTTCTTAGTAACATAAAATACAGATTTCGGAACTTGGAGCAATTTCTCCCGCAGGGACTGCATAATCACGCTTGTATCAGGGATAAAGAGGCCAAGGTCAGCACGACAGATGACCACCTACACATTACAAGCGGACAGGGAAAGGGGCAGCCTCCTGCTGATACTCTAGCGCTGTTGATCAGAGCGACAGGTCCTGACATCAAGTTTCTATGCGTTAATGATCTCCCTCAACTGGTAGAAATCATCCCAAACGCAGGTGAATGGATTGCTCAGGCCATTGGCGGGTTTCCGGTGCGCGCTAAAAATACAACAATCGAGAGATTGTGCCTGCAATCAGAGGATGCAGCGATAAATTTGGCAAAAGGATGA
- a CDS encoding HD domain-containing protein, with product MPESLNDKTLDKQLDFLREIDQLKSVIRKSPLIDQSRRENSAEHSWHLAMYALILKDSSDQNINLDRVIKMLLIHDIVEIDAGDHPLHETIDNSLQEEAERKAAERIFGLLPTSQGEELKALWYEFEAAESHDAVFAKSLDRLQPLIHNVATKGGTWVEGNVSHEQVKQRYGSVISAGSKTLWGYVKGLVKKHFQ from the coding sequence ATGCCAGAGTCACTAAACGACAAAACTCTCGATAAACAACTCGACTTTTTACGTGAGATCGATCAACTCAAATCTGTCATCCGTAAATCGCCATTGATTGATCAATCACGAAGGGAGAACTCAGCCGAACATTCATGGCATTTGGCCATGTACGCGTTGATCCTAAAAGACAGCTCGGACCAAAATATTAATCTGGATCGCGTGATTAAAATGCTCTTGATTCATGACATCGTTGAAATCGATGCTGGCGATCATCCCCTCCACGAAACCATAGACAATTCACTTCAAGAAGAAGCCGAGCGAAAAGCGGCAGAACGTATTTTTGGCTTACTTCCAACGTCACAAGGTGAAGAGCTCAAAGCCCTCTGGTACGAGTTTGAAGCCGCCGAAAGTCACGATGCTGTCTTTGCTAAATCATTGGATCGTCTACAGCCACTTATTCACAACGTCGCCACTAAAGGCGGCACATGGGTAGAAGGTAACGTCAGCCACGAACAAGTGAAACAGCGCTACGGGTCAGTGATTAGCGCAGGTTCAAAGACACTTTGGGGTTATGTGAAAGGCTTGGTGAAGAAGCATTTTCAATGA
- a CDS encoding DUF4395 domain-containing protein: MIKSFFTSTTYGHTKELIQYADRVYDEKEFNEDVILQTAAPLASKLSMGVVDERTVRAAAGITMLGAIIVFCVAYFYGAFLPITLFSTYSFIDFFLRVFVGVQYSPSLYIGRFIIRNLLGQQPDWVSAIPKRFAWSIGIILTGTVTLLFWSGNNGLTSQLICLVCVLFTWMESTLGYCAGCHIYKLLKLEPERCQGDSCSRIL, encoded by the coding sequence ATGATAAAAAGCTTCTTTACTTCAACGACCTATGGTCATACAAAAGAGCTCATACAATACGCAGATCGTGTTTATGATGAAAAAGAGTTTAATGAGGATGTGATTCTACAAACAGCAGCACCCTTAGCGAGTAAGTTATCAATGGGGGTTGTGGATGAGCGAACTGTCAGAGCAGCCGCAGGTATTACTATGCTGGGTGCAATCATTGTTTTTTGTGTTGCGTATTTCTACGGGGCCTTTTTACCTATCACACTCTTCTCAACTTACTCGTTTATAGACTTTTTTTTGAGGGTCTTTGTTGGCGTTCAATATTCTCCAAGTTTGTATATTGGCCGTTTTATCATTAGAAATTTATTAGGCCAACAACCAGATTGGGTATCCGCCATTCCAAAACGTTTTGCTTGGAGTATTGGCATTATTTTGACAGGCACAGTCACCTTACTATTTTGGAGTGGTAATAATGGATTAACCTCTCAACTTATCTGTCTTGTCTGTGTGCTTTTTACTTGGATGGAATCCACTTTAGGATATTGCGCTGGTTGTCACATATACAAATTACTCAAACTCGAACCCGAGCGTTGCCAGGGTGATAGTTGCAGTCGCATTTTGTAG